Proteins from a genomic interval of Verrucomicrobium sp.:
- a CDS encoding DoxX family protein: MKKLLHTLTATPALTAPLFLRLSLAVVFFPHGAQKVLGWYGGFGFHNTVGFFTTQMGLPYALAVLPILTEFLAPFALLFGFFTRLAALALFVNMFVAMTLVHWQNGFFMNWMNAQKGEGIEYFLLVFGLTLALVIQGAGRFSLDKVIGEKTA; this comes from the coding sequence ATGAAAAAACTCCTCCACACCCTCACCGCCACTCCCGCCCTCACCGCGCCGCTCTTCCTGCGGCTCTCCCTGGCCGTCGTCTTCTTCCCCCACGGGGCGCAGAAGGTCCTCGGCTGGTACGGCGGCTTCGGCTTCCACAACACCGTCGGCTTCTTCACGACGCAGATGGGCCTGCCCTACGCGCTGGCCGTCCTGCCGATCCTGACCGAGTTCCTGGCTCCCTTCGCCCTCCTCTTCGGGTTCTTCACCCGCCTGGCGGCGCTGGCCCTTTTCGTGAACATGTTCGTCGCCATGACCCTGGTGCACTGGCAGAACGGCTTCTTCATGAACTGGATGAACGCCCAGAAGGGGGAGGGGATCGAATACTTCCTCCTCGTCTTCGGCCTCACCCTGGCCCTGGTGATCCAGGGGGCCGGCCGCTTCTCCCTCGACAAGGTGATCGGCGAGAAAACGGCCTAA
- a CDS encoding TetR/AcrR family transcriptional regulator, whose product MKRENETKHKLLEVAMRLIWEQSYGSVGVDEICKQAGVTKGSFYFAFPSKAALAAACFDAAWEHKKPLLDGIFSARFSAREQLEKYCVFLAEDQREKFRTFGKMCGCPFASVGSEVSTQDDMIRHKAGQMAEGVVRYFAGMIRTAQAEGLVAKEEDPALLGRQLFDFVDGVILHAKIENNPSALDRVRPGMFRLLGLREEEPAAA is encoded by the coding sequence ATGAAGCGCGAGAACGAGACCAAGCATAAGCTTCTTGAGGTCGCCATGCGGCTGATCTGGGAGCAGAGCTATGGCTCGGTGGGCGTCGACGAGATCTGCAAGCAGGCCGGCGTCACCAAGGGCAGCTTCTACTTCGCCTTCCCCTCCAAGGCGGCCCTGGCCGCAGCCTGCTTTGACGCCGCTTGGGAGCATAAGAAGCCCCTCTTGGACGGCATCTTCTCCGCCCGCTTTAGCGCCCGGGAGCAGCTCGAGAAATACTGCGTCTTCCTGGCGGAGGACCAGCGGGAGAAATTCCGCACCTTCGGCAAGATGTGCGGCTGTCCCTTTGCCTCCGTCGGCTCCGAGGTGAGCACCCAGGACGACATGATCCGCCACAAGGCGGGCCAGATGGCGGAAGGGGTCGTCCGCTACTTCGCCGGGATGATCCGTACGGCGCAGGCGGAAGGCCTCGTCGCCAAGGAAGAAGACCCCGCCCTCCTGGGCCGCCAGCTCTTCGACTTCGTCGACGGCGTCATCCTGCATGCCAAGATAGAGAACAACCCCAGCGCTCTCGACCGCGTCCGCCCCGGCATGTTCCGCCTTTTGGGCCTGCGGGAAGAGGAGCCGGCCGCGGCCTAA
- a CDS encoding alpha/beta hydrolase yields the protein MSVLSIHPVSFDVADTRIEGEIAVPEGAAGLVIFAHGAGSTRQSPGNRFLAETLEEAGLAVLLFDLLTPEERAEEAETHQYRFDIPLLTARLRGALGWLDGQEEWNGLRLPLPIGLFGASTGGTAALWAAAERPGRVRAVVGRSARTDLALPILHQVKAPVLLLAGAWDQPLVQMNREAVERLPEARLETVEGATHLFPEPGALEQVAAKARDWFLQCLTR from the coding sequence ATGAGTGTTCTGTCCATCCACCCGGTTTCCTTTGACGTGGCCGACACGCGCATCGAGGGAGAGATCGCCGTGCCGGAGGGGGCGGCTGGCCTCGTTATTTTCGCCCATGGGGCGGGGAGCACCCGCCAAAGCCCGGGCAACCGCTTCCTGGCGGAGACGCTGGAGGAGGCGGGCCTGGCGGTCCTGCTTTTCGACCTGCTCACGCCCGAAGAGCGGGCGGAGGAGGCGGAGACGCATCAATACCGGTTCGACATCCCGCTCCTCACGGCCCGGCTGCGGGGAGCCCTGGGTTGGCTCGACGGGCAGGAAGAGTGGAATGGCCTGCGGCTGCCTCTGCCCATTGGCCTTTTCGGCGCCAGCACCGGAGGCACGGCGGCCCTCTGGGCGGCGGCGGAGCGTCCGGGACGCGTCCGCGCGGTCGTCGGCCGCAGCGCCCGTACCGACCTGGCCCTGCCCATCCTGCACCAGGTGAAGGCGCCCGTGCTGCTTTTGGCCGGGGCTTGGGACCAGCCCCTCGTGCAGATGAACCGGGAGGCGGTGGAGCGGCTGCCGGAGGCGCGGCTGGAGACGGTCGAGGGGGCGACCCACCTCTTCCCCGAGCCCGGCGCGCTGGAGCAAGTCGCCGCCAAGGCCCGGGACTGGTTCCTGCAATGCCTGACCCGGTAA
- a CDS encoding efflux RND transporter periplasmic adaptor subunit encodes MIPPVRDLHAPRAHAHAHTSAAEPARPASSARAGWIGAAVLLLAGGAYWFHGHEAAPAPAAPPPTPVVVQTMAEKNLRIWSQFSGRLHAVDYAEIRPEVSGRITEVRFEDGQSVKAGDILFVIDPGPYEAAASRAEARVATAQANLAFAKADQERAATLVHTEAISQREYDQADSARKSGSAELEAAEAELKNARIDLDHAYVKAPISGRVSRAELTVGNLVERGPAAPVLTSVASKDGIYADFEVDEQTYLDSIRAAARGNAQEQKIPVQLVLQGSGRVYDGFIQSFDNRLDTASGTIRARARFENEDGTLLPGMFVSVRLAGARELSAILVPERAVSSDQSHKFVYVVDASNKVVYREVVLGKKAGDRRVVEKGLQAGDRVIVDGIQRVRPGAAVAPQEQPAPAGEKKEEDLLAAHRQPAISVE; translated from the coding sequence ATGATCCCTCCCGTCCGCGACCTGCACGCCCCCCGCGCCCACGCTCACGCCCATACTTCGGCGGCCGAGCCCGCCCGCCCCGCCTCTTCCGCCCGCGCGGGATGGATCGGGGCCGCCGTCCTTCTCCTGGCAGGCGGCGCCTATTGGTTCCACGGCCATGAGGCCGCCCCCGCGCCCGCCGCGCCGCCGCCGACCCCCGTCGTCGTCCAGACCATGGCGGAAAAGAACCTGCGCATCTGGAGCCAGTTCTCCGGCCGCCTCCACGCCGTCGATTACGCCGAGATCCGGCCCGAGGTCAGCGGCCGCATCACGGAGGTCCGCTTCGAGGACGGCCAGAGCGTGAAGGCGGGGGACATCCTCTTCGTCATCGATCCCGGCCCCTATGAGGCCGCCGCCTCCCGTGCCGAGGCGCGCGTCGCCACCGCGCAGGCCAACCTGGCCTTCGCCAAGGCCGATCAGGAGCGCGCCGCCACCCTGGTCCACACGGAGGCGATCTCCCAGCGGGAGTACGACCAGGCCGACAGCGCCCGCAAGTCCGGCAGCGCGGAATTGGAAGCCGCCGAGGCGGAGCTGAAGAACGCCCGCATCGACCTGGACCACGCCTACGTGAAGGCGCCCATCTCCGGCCGCGTCAGCCGCGCGGAGCTGACGGTGGGCAACCTGGTGGAGCGCGGCCCCGCCGCGCCGGTGCTCACCTCCGTCGCCTCCAAGGACGGCATCTACGCCGACTTCGAGGTCGACGAGCAGACCTACCTCGACTCGATCCGCGCCGCCGCGCGCGGCAACGCTCAGGAGCAGAAGATTCCCGTCCAGCTGGTCCTTCAGGGCAGCGGCCGCGTCTACGACGGCTTCATCCAGAGCTTCGACAACCGCCTGGACACCGCCTCCGGCACCATCCGCGCCCGGGCCCGGTTTGAGAACGAGGACGGCACGCTGCTGCCCGGCATGTTCGTCTCCGTCCGCCTGGCCGGGGCGCGGGAGCTTTCCGCCATCCTGGTGCCGGAGCGGGCCGTCTCCTCCGACCAGAGCCACAAGTTCGTCTACGTCGTCGACGCCTCCAACAAGGTCGTCTATCGGGAAGTCGTCCTGGGCAAGAAGGCCGGGGACCGCCGCGTGGTGGAGAAGGGCCTGCAGGCCGGCGACCGCGTGATCGTCGACGGCATCCAGCGCGTCCGTCCCGGCGCCGCCGTGGCGCCGCAGGAGCAGCCCGCGCCCGCCGGGGAGAAGAAGGAAGAGGACCTCCTGGCCGCCCACCGCCAACCCGCCATCTCCGTCGAATAA
- a CDS encoding ROK family protein gives MNILGIDIGGTKCAVSRLREDGRVEEAARFPTTTRAQTLSRIYEELELLRPGSAPLIGISCGGPLDSRKGLILSPPNLPGWDRVAICDELTRRFGGRAFLLNDANACALAEWQFGAGRGCRNMIFLTAGTGMGAGLILDGRLYEGASGDAGEVGHLRLADDGPVGFGKAGSFEGFCSGGGIARLARMRLAEETVLPDWAIPIDELSAKDVTEAAARGDALAGQVLAESGRRLGQALAFLIDILNPERIVLGGLFPRCGDLLMPHVRPVLEKEALQTALQACVLVPAELGETIGSHGAIAAALYASGLGTLFPSR, from the coding sequence ATGAATATCCTGGGCATCGACATCGGCGGGACCAAGTGCGCCGTCAGCCGCCTGCGGGAAGACGGCCGCGTGGAGGAAGCGGCCCGCTTCCCCACCACCACCCGCGCCCAGACCCTCTCCCGCATCTACGAGGAGCTGGAGCTCCTCCGGCCCGGCAGCGCGCCCCTCATCGGCATTTCCTGCGGCGGCCCGCTCGACTCCCGCAAGGGCCTCATCCTCTCCCCGCCCAACCTGCCCGGCTGGGACCGCGTGGCCATCTGCGACGAGCTGACGCGCCGCTTCGGCGGGCGGGCCTTCCTCCTGAACGACGCCAACGCCTGCGCACTGGCGGAATGGCAGTTCGGCGCCGGGCGCGGCTGCCGCAACATGATCTTCCTGACCGCCGGGACCGGCATGGGCGCCGGGCTCATCCTGGACGGCCGCCTTTACGAAGGGGCCAGCGGCGACGCGGGCGAGGTGGGCCACCTCCGGCTGGCGGACGACGGCCCCGTCGGCTTCGGCAAGGCGGGCTCCTTCGAGGGCTTTTGCAGCGGCGGCGGCATCGCCCGCCTGGCCCGGATGCGCCTGGCGGAAGAGACGGTGCTGCCGGACTGGGCCATCCCCATCGACGAGCTTTCCGCCAAGGACGTGACGGAGGCCGCCGCGCGGGGCGACGCCCTGGCCGGGCAGGTCCTGGCCGAATCGGGCCGCCGCCTGGGCCAGGCCCTGGCCTTCCTCATCGACATCCTCAACCCGGAGCGGATCGTCCTGGGCGGCCTCTTTCCCCGCTGCGGCGACCTCCTGATGCCCCACGTCCGGCCCGTCCTGGAAAAGGAAGCGCTCCAGACGGCCCTGCAGGCCTGCGTCCTGGTGCCCGCCGAGCTGGGGGAGACCATCGGCAGCCACGGCGCGATCGCCGCCGCGCTCTACGCCTCCGGCCTGGGGACGCTCTTTCCCTCCCGCTGA
- a CDS encoding multidrug efflux RND transporter permease subunit codes for MNLSRFFIDRPIFAGVISFIIFLAGLLALFQLPISEYPEVVPATVVVTAQFPGANPKTIAETVATPLEEQINGVEDMLYMFSQAASDGTLTLTITFKLGTDANLAQQLVQNRVNQALPRLPEVTQRIGVVTVKSSPDLTMVVHLSSPSGRYDMLYLRNYAVLNVKDQLSKIQGVGRVQLFGSGDYAMRVWLNPEKVAERGLTAGEVVAAIRNQNVQASAGVIGGPPYRKGTELQIPVNVEGRLQDPEQFGEMVIKRSPDGVVTRLRDVARIEIDAAEYGLRSLLDNKDAVAVPIFQLPGSNAINISNQVRATMEELKKSFPEGVEYSIVYDPTVFVRDSIKAVLHTLVEALVMVVLVVILFLQTWRASVIPLLAVPVSIIGTAAVMLAFHGSINALSLFGLVLAIGIVVDDAIVVVENVERNIHEGLSPHDATVKAMGEVTSPIIAITLVLCAVFVPIAFITGLTGQFYRQFALTIAFSTVISAFNSLTLSPALAAILLKGAHEPKDRFTVFLDRIFGPFFRRFNGLFERSSVRYGRGVGGIAGRKAAALAVYAVLLGSTYFAFQAVPPGFVPMQDKAYLVCFAQLPDGANLERTEKVIREMGDIALKEPGVRNAIQFPGLSINGFINSSSAGIAFIGLQPFEERMDPSLSGAAIAQKLQAKFNGIKNAFVVIFPPPPVQGLGTIGGFKLQVEDRGDLGYEALDGAMKQVVDKARQAPELAGIFTSYQINTPQLYADVDRIKAEQLGVGVQDVFDTMQIYLGSYYINDFNKFGRTYQVIAQADKDYRSQPDDILRLKTRNARGEMVPLGALLHTSDSTGPESAMRYNAYRSADLNGGPAPGYSTGQAQAAITRILKETLPKGMDFEWTELTYQQILAGNTALIVFPICVLLVFLVLAAKYESFFLPLAVILIVPLCLLSAIVGVWLSRGDNNIFTQIGLFVLAGLACKNAILIVEFARELEHHGRETVEAAVEAARLRLRPILMTSFAFIMGVVPLVISEGAGAEMRHAMGVAVFSGMLGVTLFGLFLTPVFYILLRGLEKRLTGRGRHVPVPSLESPAAHV; via the coding sequence ATGAATCTCTCCCGCTTCTTCATCGACCGGCCGATCTTTGCGGGAGTCATCTCCTTCATCATCTTCCTGGCCGGTCTCCTGGCCCTCTTCCAGCTGCCCATCTCCGAGTATCCGGAGGTGGTGCCCGCCACCGTCGTCGTCACGGCGCAGTTCCCCGGGGCCAACCCGAAGACGATCGCGGAGACGGTCGCCACGCCGCTGGAGGAGCAGATCAACGGCGTGGAGGACATGCTCTACATGTTCTCCCAGGCGGCCAGCGACGGCACCCTGACCCTCACCATCACCTTCAAGCTGGGAACCGATGCGAACCTGGCCCAGCAGCTGGTGCAGAACCGCGTCAACCAGGCCCTCCCCCGCCTGCCGGAGGTGACCCAGCGCATCGGCGTCGTCACGGTGAAGAGCTCCCCGGACCTCACCATGGTGGTCCACCTTTCCTCCCCCAGCGGCCGCTACGACATGCTCTACCTGCGCAACTACGCGGTGCTGAACGTGAAGGACCAGCTTTCCAAAATCCAGGGCGTCGGCCGCGTCCAGCTCTTTGGCTCCGGCGACTACGCCATGCGCGTCTGGCTCAACCCGGAAAAGGTGGCGGAGCGCGGACTGACCGCCGGCGAGGTCGTCGCCGCCATCCGCAACCAGAACGTCCAGGCCTCCGCCGGCGTCATCGGCGGCCCGCCGTACCGGAAGGGAACGGAGCTGCAGATCCCCGTCAATGTGGAGGGGCGCCTCCAGGACCCCGAGCAGTTCGGCGAAATGGTTATCAAGCGCAGCCCGGACGGCGTGGTGACGCGCCTGCGGGACGTGGCCCGCATCGAGATCGACGCCGCCGAATACGGCCTGCGCTCCCTCCTGGACAACAAGGACGCCGTGGCCGTGCCCATCTTCCAGCTGCCCGGCTCCAACGCCATCAACATCTCCAACCAGGTCCGCGCCACCATGGAGGAGCTGAAGAAGAGTTTCCCCGAGGGCGTCGAATACTCGATCGTCTACGATCCCACCGTCTTCGTCCGCGACTCGATCAAGGCGGTCCTTCACACCCTGGTGGAGGCCCTGGTCATGGTCGTCCTGGTCGTGATCCTCTTCCTTCAGACGTGGCGCGCCTCCGTCATTCCGCTCCTGGCCGTGCCGGTCTCCATCATCGGCACCGCGGCGGTGATGCTGGCCTTCCACGGATCGATCAACGCCCTCTCCCTCTTCGGCCTGGTGCTGGCCATCGGCATCGTCGTCGACGACGCGATCGTCGTCGTCGAAAACGTGGAGCGGAATATCCACGAGGGCCTCTCCCCGCACGACGCCACCGTCAAGGCGATGGGGGAGGTGACCAGTCCCATCATCGCCATCACGCTGGTCCTTTGCGCGGTCTTCGTTCCCATCGCCTTCATCACCGGGCTGACGGGGCAGTTCTACCGGCAGTTTGCCCTCACCATCGCGTTTTCCACCGTCATTTCCGCCTTCAACTCCCTGACCTTGAGCCCGGCCCTGGCCGCCATCCTTCTCAAGGGCGCGCACGAGCCGAAGGACCGTTTCACCGTGTTTTTGGACCGGATCTTCGGCCCCTTCTTCCGCCGGTTCAACGGCCTCTTCGAGCGCAGCTCCGTCCGCTACGGGCGCGGGGTGGGCGGCATCGCGGGGCGGAAGGCGGCGGCCCTGGCCGTCTACGCCGTCCTCCTCGGCTCCACCTACTTCGCCTTCCAGGCCGTGCCGCCGGGCTTCGTCCCCATGCAGGACAAGGCCTATCTGGTCTGCTTCGCCCAGCTGCCGGACGGGGCCAACCTGGAGCGTACGGAAAAGGTCATCCGGGAGATGGGGGACATCGCGCTCAAGGAGCCGGGCGTCCGCAACGCCATCCAGTTCCCCGGCCTTTCCATCAACGGCTTTATCAACAGTTCCAGCGCGGGCATCGCCTTCATCGGCCTCCAGCCTTTCGAGGAGCGGATGGATCCCTCCCTTTCCGGCGCGGCCATCGCGCAGAAATTGCAGGCGAAGTTCAACGGCATCAAGAACGCCTTCGTCGTCATCTTCCCGCCCCCGCCCGTGCAGGGCCTGGGCACCATCGGCGGCTTCAAGCTGCAGGTGGAGGACCGCGGCGATCTGGGCTACGAGGCGCTCGACGGGGCGATGAAGCAGGTCGTCGACAAGGCGCGGCAGGCGCCGGAGCTGGCGGGCATCTTCACCAGCTACCAGATCAACACCCCGCAGCTCTACGCCGACGTGGACCGGATCAAGGCGGAGCAGTTGGGCGTGGGCGTGCAGGACGTCTTCGACACCATGCAGATCTACCTGGGCTCCTATTACATCAACGACTTCAACAAATTCGGCCGCACCTACCAGGTGATCGCCCAGGCGGACAAGGACTACCGCTCCCAGCCGGACGACATTTTGCGGCTGAAGACCCGCAACGCGCGCGGGGAAATGGTCCCCCTGGGGGCGCTTCTCCATACCAGCGACTCGACCGGGCCGGAGAGCGCCATGCGCTATAACGCCTACCGCTCCGCCGACCTGAACGGCGGCCCCGCCCCCGGCTACTCCACCGGCCAGGCGCAGGCGGCCATCACCCGCATTCTCAAGGAGACCCTGCCGAAGGGGATGGACTTTGAGTGGACGGAGCTGACCTACCAGCAGATCCTGGCGGGGAACACCGCCCTCATCGTCTTCCCCATCTGCGTGCTCCTGGTCTTCCTGGTGCTGGCGGCGAAGTATGAGAGCTTCTTCCTGCCGCTGGCCGTCATCCTCATCGTCCCGCTTTGCCTGCTCTCCGCCATCGTCGGCGTCTGGCTCTCCCGCGGGGACAACAACATCTTCACCCAGATCGGCCTCTTCGTTCTGGCGGGCCTGGCGTGTAAGAACGCCATCCTCATCGTCGAGTTCGCCCGGGAGCTGGAGCACCACGGACGGGAGACGGTGGAGGCGGCCGTCGAGGCGGCGCGCCTGCGCCTGCGCCCCATCCTCATGACCTCCTTCGCCTTCATCATGGGCGTCGTGCCGCTGGTCATCTCGGAAGGGGCGGGGGCGGAGATGCGGCACGCCATGGGCGTGGCGGTCTTTTCCGGCATGCTGGGCGTCACCCTCTTCGGCCTCTTCCTGACGCCGGTCTTTTATATCCTCTTGCGCGGCTTGGAGAAGCGCCTGACGGGCCGGGGACGGCATGTTCCCGTGCCGTCTTTGGAGTCCCCCGCGGCGCATGTTTAA
- a CDS encoding organic hydroperoxide resistance protein: MNVLYSTQATSTGGREGKSETVDGHLSVTLSTPRELGGAGGSGTNPEQLFAAGYSACFLGALKFVGGKAGVKIPAETTVTGKVGIGERDDKQGFGIEVELTIAVPGVERATVEDLVAKAHVVCPYSHATRNNIPVTLTIA; encoded by the coding sequence ATGAACGTCCTCTATTCCACCCAGGCGACCTCCACCGGCGGCCGCGAAGGCAAGTCCGAAACCGTCGACGGCCATCTCTCCGTCACTCTTTCCACCCCGCGCGAGCTGGGCGGCGCGGGCGGTTCCGGCACCAATCCGGAACAGCTTTTCGCGGCGGGCTATTCCGCTTGTTTCCTCGGCGCGCTGAAGTTCGTCGGCGGCAAGGCGGGGGTAAAGATCCCGGCGGAGACGACGGTGACCGGCAAGGTCGGCATCGGCGAGCGGGACGACAAGCAGGGCTTCGGCATCGAGGTGGAGCTGACCATCGCCGTCCCCGGCGTGGAGCGCGCCACGGTGGAAGACCTGGTGGCCAAGGCCCACGTGGTCTGCCCCTACTCCCACGCCACCCGGAACAACATTCCGGTGACGCTGACGATCGCCTAA
- a CDS encoding NAD(P)H-dependent oxidoreductase → MSKILHIVASPRGARSASRAVAEKFLEARLAARPGATVETLDLWQANLPEFDGPALEGKYAILHGQPHTPEQARAWAAVTALADQLKAADQYVFSLPMWNFGIPYKLKQWIDIVVQPGLTFSYSPETGYTGLVTGKKALAVYARGGAYGPGTGAEGYDAQSAYLKQVLGFIGVTDVQDFFVEPTLGGPEALAAATQKAGALAAAF, encoded by the coding sequence ATGTCCAAGATCCTCCATATCGTCGCCTCGCCGCGCGGGGCGCGTTCCGCCTCCCGCGCCGTCGCGGAGAAGTTCCTCGAAGCCCGCCTGGCCGCCCGGCCCGGCGCCACCGTCGAGACCCTCGACCTCTGGCAGGCCAACCTGCCCGAGTTCGACGGACCCGCCCTGGAAGGCAAATACGCCATCCTCCACGGCCAGCCGCACACGCCGGAGCAGGCGCGGGCCTGGGCCGCCGTCACCGCCCTGGCCGACCAGCTGAAGGCCGCCGACCAATATGTCTTTTCCCTGCCAATGTGGAACTTCGGCATCCCCTACAAGCTCAAGCAGTGGATCGACATCGTCGTCCAGCCGGGCCTGACCTTTTCCTATTCCCCGGAAACCGGCTACACCGGCCTGGTGACCGGGAAGAAGGCCCTGGCCGTCTACGCCCGCGGCGGCGCCTACGGTCCCGGCACCGGCGCGGAGGGTTACGACGCGCAGAGCGCCTACCTCAAGCAGGTCCTCGGCTTCATCGGCGTCACCGACGTGCAGGACTTCTTCGTCGAGCCGACCCTCGGCGGTCCGGAGGCCCTCGCCGCCGCGACGCAAAAGGCTGGCGCTTTGGCCGCCGCGTTCTAA
- a CDS encoding ATP-dependent Clp protease ATP-binding subunit yields MKVLSTSAVEVLARARMIANAAFDTFSIHPEALLLSVIQHEAPEGQAPSVAQRFLEAAGGYDKFHAAVVDQLAQNPLEVPEQLAQLNVSNEQFFLTPEAFSIISALPIENPENGTVTARHLFLGTLSAPFPVIQQTLENVGVDPDPYLADLLVELAQNAPDASSLIPQEAAQPEAGGLRKDNSLLEVFGTNLSKKAQAGELPPFVGRREEMNHILDTLRRTGKSNPLLVGAPGVGKTALVEGLAQKIAAGDVPASLKNREVILIDPVRFLAGDNDVATLQLRMKSLAEEAQKKNALLVFDNLGGLLPAGNSLHVTHLLEKAFGEHSSPFLATISQEDYKRFQSEKAISRLFQVQDLKPLSEADTVEALQTRRAKLEAHHGVQLTDDALRTAARDAKNHVRERFLPDSAIDLVDETCSRVARAAEDGSGKSHVDGNDIQATLSDWTGVPPERINPDDLARLQHLEGNLNTRIIEQGEATHALASAIRRARAGLKDPKEPIGSFLFPGPTGAGKTEAARALALELFGDEKAVVRFDMSEYMTDHAATNLIGSPIGYQGADQGGRLTQAVRRKPYSVVLLDEIEKAHPSVYNLLLQVLEDGRLTDNLGTADFSNTVIIMTTNAGVKTRDAAKEPLGFRKEQAAQAKSPEVQAADYEKKKETFLENLKKSGVFPPEFLNRTETVVFNSLSKDAIQQIVPLRLAKLNQLLEAKGLKVELSPEASQFLADKGYDKEYNARPLKRVMKKYLEDPLADQIIDGKLRGPLTIQVGLNEGRLTFDTGAEKTPAGPAQQAPALAWRPPVGELLASGLPGAARVAGPNPVLPTASAEKTAAEPQNQDRTKSDRN; encoded by the coding sequence ATGAAAGTCCTGAGCACCTCCGCCGTCGAAGTCCTGGCCCGCGCCCGGATGATTGCCAACGCCGCCTTCGACACCTTCTCCATCCATCCGGAGGCGCTCCTTCTTTCCGTCATCCAGCATGAGGCGCCGGAAGGGCAGGCCCCGTCCGTCGCCCAGCGGTTCCTGGAAGCGGCCGGCGGCTATGACAAGTTCCACGCCGCGGTCGTCGATCAGCTCGCGCAGAACCCCCTGGAAGTCCCGGAACAGCTGGCCCAGCTCAACGTCTCCAACGAACAGTTCTTCCTCACCCCGGAAGCGTTCAGCATCATCAGCGCCCTCCCCATCGAAAACCCGGAAAACGGCACGGTCACCGCGCGCCACCTCTTCCTGGGCACCCTCAGCGCCCCCTTCCCCGTCATCCAGCAGACGCTGGAAAACGTCGGCGTCGACCCGGACCCCTACCTGGCCGACCTGCTCGTGGAACTGGCCCAAAACGCTCCCGACGCCTCGTCGCTCATCCCGCAGGAAGCCGCCCAGCCGGAAGCGGGCGGCCTGCGGAAGGACAACTCCCTGCTGGAAGTCTTCGGCACCAACCTCTCCAAAAAAGCCCAGGCCGGGGAGCTGCCCCCCTTCGTCGGCCGCCGGGAGGAGATGAACCACATCCTCGACACGCTGCGGCGGACGGGAAAGAGCAACCCCCTCCTGGTCGGCGCTCCCGGCGTCGGCAAGACCGCCCTGGTCGAGGGCCTCGCCCAGAAAATCGCCGCCGGCGACGTGCCCGCCTCCTTGAAAAACCGGGAAGTCATCCTCATCGACCCCGTCCGCTTCCTGGCCGGGGACAATGACGTGGCCACCCTCCAGCTCCGCATGAAGAGCCTGGCGGAAGAGGCCCAGAAGAAGAACGCCCTCCTGGTCTTCGACAACCTGGGCGGCCTCCTGCCCGCGGGCAACTCCCTGCACGTCACCCACCTCCTCGAAAAAGCCTTCGGCGAGCACAGCTCCCCCTTCCTGGCCACCATCAGCCAGGAGGACTACAAGCGCTTCCAGAGCGAGAAGGCCATCTCCCGCCTCTTCCAGGTCCAGGACCTCAAGCCCCTGAGCGAGGCCGACACCGTCGAAGCCCTGCAAACCCGCCGCGCCAAGCTGGAGGCCCACCACGGCGTCCAGCTGACCGACGATGCCCTCCGCACCGCCGCGCGCGACGCCAAGAACCACGTGCGCGAGCGCTTCCTGCCCGACTCCGCCATCGACCTGGTCGACGAGACCTGCAGCCGCGTGGCCCGCGCCGCCGAAGACGGCAGCGGAAAGAGCCACGTCGACGGCAACGACATCCAGGCCACCCTTTCCGATTGGACCGGCGTCCCGCCGGAGAGGATCAACCCCGACGACCTGGCCCGCCTCCAGCACCTGGAAGGGAATCTCAACACCCGCATCATCGAGCAGGGGGAAGCCACCCACGCCCTGGCCAGCGCCATCCGGCGCGCCCGAGCGGGGCTGAAGGACCCGAAGGAACCCATCGGCTCCTTCCTCTTCCCGGGGCCCACCGGCGCCGGAAAGACGGAAGCGGCCCGCGCGCTGGCCCTGGAACTCTTCGGCGACGAAAAGGCCGTCGTCCGCTTCGACATGAGCGAGTACATGACCGACCACGCCGCCACGAACCTCATCGGCTCGCCCATCGGCTACCAGGGCGCGGATCAGGGAGGCCGCCTGACGCAGGCCGTCCGGCGCAAGCCCTACAGCGTCGTCCTCCTGGACGAGATCGAGAAAGCCCACCCCTCCGTCTACAACCTCCTGCTCCAGGTCCTGGAAGACGGGCGGCTGACCGACAACCTCGGCACGGCCGACTTCAGCAACACCGTCATCATCATGACCACCAACGCGGGGGTCAAAACGAGGGACGCGGCGAAGGAGCCCCTGGGCTTCCGAAAAGAACAGGCCGCCCAGGCCAAGTCCCCCGAGGTCCAGGCCGCCGATTACGAAAAGAAGAAGGAAACCTTCCTCGAAAACCTGAAAAAGAGCGGGGTCTTCCCGCCGGAATTCCTCAACCGCACCGAAACCGTCGTCTTCAACTCCCTGTCCAAGGACGCGATCCAGCAGATCGTCCCCCTGCGCCTGGCCAAGTTAAACCAGCTGCTGGAGGCAAAAGGCCTGAAGGTGGAGCTTTCCCCCGAAGCCTCGCAATTCCTGGCCGACAAGGGCTACGACAAGGAATACAACGCCCGCCCGCTCAAGCGCGTCATGAAGAAGTATCTGGAAGACCCCCTGGCCGACCAGATCATCGACGGAAAGCTGCGCGGCCCGCTGACCATCCAGGTGGGCCTCAACGAAGGCCGCCTCACCTTCGACACCGGCGCGGAAAAGACCCCCGCCGGTCCGGCGCAGCAGGCGCCGGCCCTGGCCTGGCGTCCGCCCGTGGGCGAGCTGCTGGCCTCCGGCCTGCCCGGCGCCGCGCGCGTCGCCGGACCCAATCCGGTCCTGCCCACGGCCTCCGCCGAAAAAACGGCGGCCGAGCCGCAGAACCAGGACCGGACCAAGTCGGACCGGAACTAG